One Streptomyces sp. RPA4-2 genomic window carries:
- a CDS encoding PIG-L deacetylase family protein translates to MTHGKAPTTPRSTLVITAHAGDFVWRAGGAIALAASRGEKVTLACLTYGERGESAQAWREGRKLAEIKEIRRTEAEAAAAVLGAEVRFLDAGDYPLPVTQDLTDRLVRIYRDTRPDVVLTHPRDDPYNGDHPAAARMALDARVLAQAIGYPSDGEVIGAPPVFFFEPHQPEMCGFRPEVLLDITPVWETKRAAMECLATQQHLWEYYTDLGKRRGVQLRRNAGPNLGLPHTTYGEAYMRPYPQVTEELA, encoded by the coding sequence ATGACGCACGGCAAGGCGCCCACCACCCCACGATCGACGCTCGTCATCACCGCGCACGCCGGGGACTTCGTCTGGCGGGCCGGAGGAGCCATCGCCCTGGCCGCCTCCCGAGGAGAGAAGGTGACCCTCGCGTGTCTCACCTACGGGGAGCGCGGTGAGTCCGCCCAAGCTTGGCGCGAGGGCAGGAAGTTGGCGGAGATCAAGGAGATACGCCGTACCGAGGCCGAGGCGGCGGCCGCGGTGCTCGGTGCCGAGGTCCGCTTCCTCGACGCCGGCGACTACCCCCTGCCGGTGACCCAGGACCTGACCGACCGTCTCGTACGGATCTATCGCGACACCCGGCCCGACGTGGTGCTGACCCACCCCCGGGACGACCCCTACAACGGCGACCACCCGGCCGCCGCGCGGATGGCGCTGGACGCGCGCGTCCTGGCCCAGGCCATCGGGTACCCGTCCGACGGCGAGGTCATCGGCGCCCCTCCGGTGTTCTTCTTCGAGCCGCACCAGCCGGAGATGTGCGGCTTCAGGCCGGAGGTCCTCCTCGACATCACCCCGGTGTGGGAGACCAAGCGCGCGGCCATGGAGTGCCTGGCCACCCAACAGCACCTGTGGGAGTACTACACCGACCTGGGGAAGCGACGCGGCGTACAGCTCAGGCGCAACGCGGGTCCCAACCTCGGCCTGCCCCACACCACCTACGGCGAGGCCTACATGCGCCCCTACCCACAGGTCACGGAGGAACTGGCGTGA
- a CDS encoding 4-carboxy-4-hydroxy-2-oxoadipate aldolase/oxaloacetate decarboxylase codes for MSGLIITNPPRAHAEDVEALAGHGVATVHEGMGRRGSLGPGFRPIQQDVRVAGNAVTALCRPGDNLMIHAAVEQCAPGDILVVATTSPSTDGMFGDLFATALQHRGVRGLVIDAGVRDTAGLRAMGFPVWSTAVCARGTVKATAGSVNVPVVLGGQIVRPGDVVVADDDGVVCVPREQAGAAVRAAEARAAKEDATRTAFTGGQLSLDRYGLRETLAQLGVRYRSYEECAPDVRDGTGS; via the coding sequence GTGAGCGGTCTGATCATCACCAATCCGCCGCGCGCGCACGCCGAGGACGTCGAGGCGCTCGCCGGCCACGGCGTGGCCACGGTGCACGAGGGCATGGGCCGCCGCGGCAGCCTCGGCCCCGGCTTCCGGCCCATCCAGCAGGACGTACGCGTCGCGGGCAACGCGGTCACCGCACTGTGCCGGCCCGGCGACAACCTCATGATCCACGCGGCCGTCGAGCAGTGCGCGCCGGGCGACATCCTCGTCGTCGCCACCACCTCGCCCTCCACCGACGGCATGTTCGGCGACCTGTTCGCCACCGCGCTCCAGCACCGCGGGGTGCGCGGCCTGGTCATCGACGCCGGGGTACGCGACACGGCCGGCCTGCGCGCCATGGGCTTCCCCGTGTGGTCGACCGCGGTGTGCGCCCGTGGCACGGTCAAGGCCACGGCCGGCTCGGTGAACGTACCCGTCGTGCTGGGCGGCCAGATCGTCCGGCCGGGGGACGTCGTCGTCGCCGACGACGACGGCGTGGTGTGCGTGCCCCGCGAGCAGGCAGGCGCGGCCGTCAGAGCGGCCGAGGCGCGCGCCGCCAAGGAGGACGCCACCCGAACCGCCTTCACCGGGGGCCAGTTGAGCCTGGACCGCTACGGTCTGCGTGAGACCCTCGCGCAACTGGGCGTGCGGTACCGGTCCTACGAGGAGTGCGCCCCCGACGTCCGCGACGGAACCGGGTCATGA
- a CDS encoding 4-oxalomesaconate tautomerase, which translates to MSAGEEVRCMLMRGGTSKGAYFLADDLPPVPGARDDLLLRVMGSPDPRQTDGLGGAHPLTSKVAVISASAGPETDVDYLFLQVGVDRPEVSDRQNCGNLLAGVGPFAVERGLVRAGEERTSVRIRMVNSGDLAVAAFATPGGRVDYTGTAEISGVPGTAAPVMVEFPPGPRPLLPTGRVRDTAAGTPVTCVDNGMPTVLIAAAALRVTGYEEPGELEVDHALAGRLRAIRLEAGKLMGLGDVEAATVPKLSLLAPPLHGGAVMTRTFIPVRCHPSIGVLGAAGVAAGLRVGGGVGEGIARLPAHGDLLRIEHPTGFLDIEAALDHRAAGATPVARRTVVVRTARKIFDGTVFARPAAAAAHL; encoded by the coding sequence ATGAGCGCGGGCGAGGAGGTGCGCTGCATGCTCATGCGCGGAGGCACCTCGAAGGGCGCCTACTTCCTGGCCGACGATCTCCCGCCCGTTCCCGGCGCACGCGACGATCTGCTGTTGCGGGTCATGGGCAGCCCCGACCCGCGCCAGACCGACGGCCTCGGCGGAGCGCACCCGCTGACCAGCAAGGTGGCCGTGATCTCCGCGTCGGCCGGCCCCGAAACGGACGTCGACTACCTGTTCCTCCAGGTCGGCGTCGACCGGCCCGAGGTCTCCGACCGGCAGAACTGCGGCAACCTGCTCGCCGGGGTCGGCCCGTTCGCCGTCGAACGCGGACTGGTCCGGGCCGGGGAGGAGCGGACCTCCGTACGGATCCGCATGGTCAACTCCGGGGACCTCGCCGTCGCCGCCTTCGCCACACCCGGCGGGCGCGTCGACTACACCGGTACGGCCGAGATCTCCGGCGTGCCGGGCACCGCCGCCCCGGTGATGGTCGAGTTCCCGCCGGGACCCCGTCCGCTGCTGCCCACCGGGCGCGTCCGCGACACCGCGGCCGGCACTCCGGTGACCTGCGTCGACAACGGGATGCCGACCGTACTGATCGCCGCGGCCGCCCTGCGCGTCACCGGATACGAGGAACCCGGGGAGCTGGAGGTGGACCACGCGCTCGCCGGGCGACTGCGGGCGATCCGGCTCGAGGCCGGGAAGCTGATGGGCCTCGGTGACGTGGAAGCGGCCACCGTTCCCAAACTCAGCCTGCTCGCCCCGCCGTTGCACGGGGGCGCGGTCATGACCCGTACCTTCATCCCGGTGCGCTGCCACCCCTCGATCGGCGTGCTGGGCGCCGCCGGCGTCGCCGCGGGCCTGCGCGTCGGGGGCGGGGTGGGCGAGGGCATCGCCCGGCTGCCCGCCCACGGGGACCTGCTGCGTATCGAGCACCCCACGGGATTCCTCGACATCGAGGCCGCCCTCGACCACCGCGCCGCCGGCGCCACCCCGGTGGCCCGGCGCACCGTCGTAGTCCGCACCGCACGAAAGATCTTCGACGGCACGGTCTTCGCCCGGCCGGCCGCAGCCGCAGCCCACCTGTGA
- a CDS encoding catechol 2,3-dioxygenase, with protein sequence MAPPLGDIAHLGHVELLTPDLDGSLRFFTDYLGLTVNGRHGDSVYLRTWDDYEHHSLVLTAHETSGLRRTALRASSEEALRRRVGELETAGHAGRWTEDEPGLGPLYVTSDPDGHEVALYWESEWYRAPDGLRPGLKNQPQAKPGHGVGVRRLDHVNYLAADVAANADFHHRLLGARPTEQIRLDTGRIAAKWLTFTDKSYDVVYTEDRTGSRGRLHHIAFATDTREDILRAADLALDTGVFIETGPHKHAIQQTFFLYVYEPGGNRVELCNPLTRLVLAPDWPLITWTEAERAKGQAWGLKTIESFHTHGTPPLDQAQDT encoded by the coding sequence ATGGCCCCGCCCCTTGGCGACATCGCCCACCTCGGGCACGTCGAACTGCTCACCCCGGACCTGGACGGAAGTCTGCGGTTCTTCACCGACTACCTGGGCCTGACGGTCAACGGCAGGCACGGCGACTCGGTCTACCTGCGGACCTGGGACGACTACGAGCACCACAGCCTGGTCCTCACCGCGCACGAGACCTCGGGCCTGCGCCGCACCGCGCTGCGTGCCTCCAGCGAGGAGGCCCTGCGGCGCAGGGTCGGGGAGTTGGAGACGGCGGGCCACGCGGGCCGCTGGACCGAGGACGAGCCGGGCCTCGGCCCGCTGTACGTCACCAGCGACCCCGACGGCCACGAGGTCGCCCTGTACTGGGAGTCGGAGTGGTACCGGGCCCCGGACGGGCTCAGGCCGGGCCTGAAGAACCAGCCCCAGGCCAAGCCAGGCCACGGCGTGGGCGTACGTCGTCTGGACCACGTCAACTACCTCGCGGCCGACGTCGCCGCCAACGCCGACTTCCACCACCGCCTGCTCGGCGCCCGGCCGACCGAGCAGATCCGCCTCGACACCGGCCGGATCGCCGCGAAGTGGCTGACGTTCACGGACAAGTCGTACGACGTCGTCTACACGGAGGACCGGACGGGCTCGCGCGGGCGGCTGCACCACATCGCGTTCGCGACCGACACCCGTGAGGACATCCTGCGCGCCGCGGACCTCGCCCTCGACACCGGCGTGTTCATCGAGACGGGCCCGCACAAGCACGCCATCCAGCAGACGTTCTTCCTGTACGTCTACGAGCCGGGCGGCAACCGCGTCGAACTCTGCAACCCGCTCACCCGGCTCGTCCTGGCCCCCGACTGGCCGCTGATCACCTGGACCGAGGCCGAGCGGGCCAAGGGCCAGGCATGGGGCCTGAAGACCATCGAGTCCTTCCACACCCACGGCACACCACCTCTCGACCAGGCCCAGGACACCTGA
- a CDS encoding MerR family transcriptional regulator, translating to MRSIGEMARDSGLGVSALRFYDRAGVLVPAWVDPVSGYRWYEPEQLEEARLLARLRRSGMPLADIRLVLASWSGADTDLVRKLLKAHLRRLEQGLSDARSEFSALRALLDHRENVMTSLRIATVRLSITAPRLAAAVDAVRFAASTDPELPMLGGVLFDIEGESLHVVTTDRYRMAVAQVGIAGHDGSRVQVIVPTPLADAMRALLDGEGPVRLSVDGDRVALEAGGTQAAGQCLDHDFPDYRRLLPQVAGRRAVVEVAAFRKALETGPVRSGETGAYDLSMLRVEDGGTVTLCAEGVEDPNRVAVNREFLLDALTAGARDRLILELGTSTTPIAIRRPDDEGTFSILMPVRLED from the coding sequence ATGCGCAGCATTGGCGAGATGGCCCGCGACAGCGGCCTGGGTGTGAGCGCCCTGCGGTTCTACGACCGTGCCGGAGTGCTGGTCCCGGCCTGGGTGGATCCGGTGAGCGGCTACCGCTGGTACGAACCCGAGCAGCTCGAAGAGGCCCGGCTGCTGGCCCGCTTGCGCCGGTCAGGGATGCCGCTGGCGGACATCCGGCTGGTGCTGGCCAGCTGGTCCGGCGCGGACACCGATCTGGTCCGGAAACTGCTGAAGGCGCACCTGCGCCGCCTCGAGCAGGGACTGTCCGATGCCCGCAGCGAGTTCTCCGCGCTCCGAGCCCTACTCGATCACAGGGAGAATGTCATGACTTCGCTCCGCATCGCCACCGTCCGGCTGTCCATCACCGCGCCCCGACTGGCAGCCGCGGTGGACGCGGTTCGTTTCGCGGCGAGCACCGACCCGGAGCTGCCGATGCTCGGCGGGGTCCTGTTCGACATCGAGGGTGAGAGCCTTCACGTCGTGACCACCGACCGGTACCGAATGGCCGTCGCGCAGGTCGGTATCGCCGGGCACGACGGGAGCCGAGTGCAGGTCATCGTGCCCACCCCGCTCGCCGACGCGATGCGGGCGCTATTGGACGGCGAGGGACCCGTGCGGCTCTCCGTCGACGGTGACCGCGTGGCACTGGAGGCTGGGGGCACGCAGGCAGCCGGTCAGTGCCTCGACCACGACTTCCCCGACTACCGTCGTCTCCTCCCGCAGGTCGCAGGGCGCCGCGCCGTCGTCGAGGTGGCGGCTTTCCGGAAGGCTCTGGAGACCGGTCCGGTCCGGTCCGGAGAAACCGGAGCGTACGACCTCAGCATGCTCAGGGTGGAGGATGGCGGCACCGTGACCCTCTGCGCTGAGGGTGTCGAGGACCCGAACCGCGTCGCCGTCAACCGTGAGTTCCTGCTGGACGCGCTGACCGCCGGGGCCAGGGACCGACTGATTTTGGAGCTCGGCACCTCCACGACGCCGATCGCTATCCGCCGGCCCGACGACGAGGGCACCTTCTCGATCCTGATGCCGGTCCGCCTGGAGGACTGA
- a CDS encoding Gfo/Idh/MocA family protein gives MRTGPIRFGIVGSGWRAEFFVRLARALPERLAVAGVVTRSAERVAQLKAEWGVPAFRTVSELCAAEPEFVIPSVPWEITPQVVQELVEREVPVLAETPPAPDVRGLRDLWDAVGGAKRAGGGGLVQVAEQYPLMPGHAARMALVREGVIGKVTSVQVSSTHMYHAMSLIRHTLGVAGGPVTVTARAFTAPLADPLSPAGWSDDLTPKDAVNTLALLDFGGARTGLYDFTDNQWWNPLRARRIVVRGSLGEMVDDTVVRMAGPRTPVESPLMRRRTGTDLNLEGAEVHHISFDGRVVWRNDYLGASLSEDDLAVVDLLCRTGAWVRDAGPEPYPLAEGCQDHLLALAIEESARTGAPVTTAVEAWAAR, from the coding sequence TTGAGGACAGGACCCATACGGTTCGGCATCGTGGGCAGCGGGTGGCGGGCCGAATTTTTCGTCCGGCTGGCGAGGGCACTGCCCGAGCGGCTGGCGGTGGCGGGCGTCGTGACGCGTTCGGCCGAACGCGTCGCCCAGCTGAAGGCGGAGTGGGGTGTACCGGCCTTCCGAACCGTCAGCGAACTGTGCGCCGCTGAACCGGAGTTCGTGATCCCGTCGGTCCCGTGGGAGATCACGCCGCAGGTCGTACAGGAACTGGTCGAGCGTGAGGTGCCGGTCCTCGCCGAGACTCCGCCGGCGCCCGACGTACGCGGCCTTCGGGACTTGTGGGATGCCGTGGGAGGCGCGAAACGCGCCGGGGGCGGCGGACTCGTCCAGGTCGCGGAACAGTACCCCCTGATGCCCGGCCACGCCGCTCGCATGGCCCTCGTACGCGAGGGCGTGATCGGCAAGGTCACGTCCGTCCAGGTGTCCTCGACGCACATGTATCACGCGATGTCGCTGATCCGGCACACGCTGGGTGTCGCCGGCGGGCCCGTCACCGTGACGGCTCGGGCCTTCACCGCCCCGCTCGCCGATCCGCTGTCCCCCGCCGGCTGGTCGGACGATCTCACGCCCAAGGACGCCGTCAACACCCTCGCTCTCCTGGACTTCGGCGGGGCCCGCACGGGCCTGTACGACTTCACGGACAACCAGTGGTGGAATCCGCTGCGCGCCCGACGGATCGTGGTACGCGGCTCGCTCGGCGAGATGGTGGACGACACGGTGGTACGGATGGCCGGTCCGCGCACACCCGTGGAGTCCCCGCTGATGCGCCGCCGGACCGGGACGGATCTCAATCTCGAAGGAGCGGAGGTGCACCACATCTCGTTCGACGGACGGGTGGTGTGGCGCAACGACTATCTGGGCGCGAGTCTGTCCGAGGACGACCTCGCCGTGGTGGACCTGCTGTGCCGTACGGGGGCATGGGTCCGGGACGCCGGCCCCGAACCGTATCCGCTGGCCGAGGGCTGCCAGGATCATCTGCTGGCGTTGGCCATCGAAGAGTCGGCGCGTACGGGAGCGCCGGTGACGACCGCGGTGGAGGCGTGGGCGGCACGCTGA
- the sthA gene encoding Si-specific NAD(P)(+) transhydrogenase has protein sequence MRDFDMLVIGSGPGGQKAAIAAAKLGRRVAVVDRPDMVGGVSIHTGTIPSKTLREAVLYLTGLTQRDMYGQSYRLKEDITVADLTARTQHVVSREVDVIRNQLSRNHVSLFAGTGRFVDDHTVAVTEANGNEQLLTAEHIVIATGTRPARPAAVEFDGRTIMDSDNVLNLERVPRSMVIVGAGVIGMEYASMFAALGSKITVVEKRSSMLDFCDVEVIESLKYHLRDLAVTFRFGETVAAVERHPRGTLTVLESGKKIPADTVMYSAGRQGLTDELELDKAGLSADPRGRIKVDENYRTEVPHIYAVGDVIGFPALAATSMEQGRTAAYHAFGEPVHPMHDLQPIGIYTIPEISFIGRTEDQLTEDCVPFEVGISRYRELARGQIIGDSHGMLKLLVSPDDRKLLGVHCFGTGATELIHIGQSVMGCGGTVDYLVDAVFNYPTLAESYKVAALDATNKIRQIDQLKD, from the coding sequence GTGCGCGACTTCGACATGCTTGTCATAGGATCCGGCCCCGGTGGGCAGAAAGCCGCCATCGCCGCGGCCAAGCTCGGCCGCCGGGTCGCCGTCGTCGACCGGCCCGACATGGTCGGCGGGGTGTCCATCCACACCGGGACCATCCCCTCCAAGACCCTGCGCGAGGCGGTCCTCTACCTCACCGGTCTCACCCAGCGCGACATGTACGGCCAGAGCTACCGGCTCAAGGAGGACATCACCGTCGCCGACCTGACCGCGCGCACCCAGCACGTGGTCAGCCGCGAGGTCGACGTCATCCGCAATCAGCTCTCCCGCAACCACGTCTCCCTCTTCGCCGGCACCGGCCGCTTCGTGGACGACCACACCGTCGCCGTGACCGAGGCGAACGGCAACGAACAGCTGTTGACCGCCGAGCACATCGTGATCGCCACCGGCACCCGGCCGGCCCGGCCCGCGGCCGTCGAGTTCGACGGGCGCACGATCATGGACTCGGACAACGTCCTCAACCTGGAGCGGGTGCCGCGCTCCATGGTCATCGTCGGGGCCGGTGTGATCGGCATGGAGTACGCCTCCATGTTCGCCGCCCTCGGCAGCAAGATCACGGTGGTCGAGAAGCGGTCCTCGATGCTCGACTTCTGCGACGTCGAGGTCATCGAGTCGCTGAAGTACCACCTGCGGGACCTGGCCGTCACCTTCCGTTTCGGGGAGACGGTCGCCGCGGTCGAACGCCATCCGCGGGGCACGCTCACCGTCCTGGAGAGCGGCAAGAAGATCCCCGCGGACACCGTGATGTACTCCGCCGGCCGGCAGGGCCTCACCGACGAACTCGAGCTGGACAAGGCGGGCCTGTCCGCCGACCCGCGCGGCCGGATCAAGGTCGACGAGAACTACCGCACCGAGGTGCCGCACATCTACGCCGTCGGCGACGTCATCGGCTTCCCGGCCCTGGCCGCGACCTCGATGGAGCAGGGCCGCACGGCGGCGTACCACGCCTTCGGCGAACCGGTGCACCCGATGCACGACCTCCAGCCGATCGGCATCTACACCATTCCGGAGATCAGTTTCATCGGGCGCACCGAGGACCAGCTCACCGAGGACTGCGTGCCCTTCGAGGTCGGTATCTCCCGCTACCGCGAACTGGCCCGGGGCCAGATCATCGGCGACTCGCACGGCATGCTCAAACTGCTGGTCTCCCCGGACGACCGGAAACTGCTCGGTGTGCACTGCTTCGGCACCGGGGCCACCGAGCTGATCCACATCGGCCAGTCGGTGATGGGATGCGGCGGCACGGTCGACTACCTGGTCGACGCGGTGTTCAACTATCCGACGCTCGCGGAGTCCTACAAGGTCGCCGCCCTGGACGCCACCAACAAGATCCGCCAGATCGACCAGCTCAAGGACTGA
- a CDS encoding enolase C-terminal domain-like protein, with protein MSRPTVTAFSVYPVAGRDSMELNLSGAHGPYFTRNVVVLTDSEGRTGLGEVPGGEKITRTLRDAGPLVVGAKVGDYQRVLREIGARFADRDSGGRGAQTFDLRTTVHAVTAVESALLDLLGQHLDVPVAALLGDGQQRDSVRVLGYLFYVGDPDRTDLEYVREPDAGVDWYRIRHEEALSPGAIVRQAEAAYDLYGFRDFKLKGGVLRGAEEVEAVRALKDRFPEARITLDPNGAWSLREAVELCTPLVGTLAYAEDPCGAEDGYSGREILAEFRRATGLPTATNMIATDWRQLTHALALQSVSIPLADPHFWTMRGSVRVAQLCHATGLTWGCHSNNHFDISLAMVTHCGAAAPGAYNALDTHWIWQEGLERLTVEPPRIVDGEVAVPDAPGLGVRIDMDRLLAAHDLYREKALGARDDAVGMRFLIPGWEFDGKRPCLVR; from the coding sequence ATCAGCCGGCCGACCGTCACCGCGTTCTCCGTCTATCCGGTCGCGGGACGGGACTCCATGGAGCTGAACCTCTCGGGTGCGCACGGCCCCTACTTCACCCGCAACGTGGTCGTCCTGACGGACTCCGAGGGCCGTACGGGGCTCGGCGAGGTCCCGGGCGGAGAGAAGATCACCCGGACCCTGCGGGACGCCGGGCCGCTGGTCGTCGGGGCCAAGGTGGGTGACTACCAGCGCGTCCTGCGGGAGATCGGGGCCCGGTTCGCCGACCGGGACTCCGGCGGACGCGGCGCCCAGACCTTCGACCTGCGGACCACCGTCCACGCCGTCACGGCCGTCGAGTCGGCGCTGCTCGACCTCCTCGGGCAGCACCTGGACGTACCCGTGGCGGCTCTGCTCGGCGACGGGCAGCAGCGTGACTCCGTACGGGTCCTCGGCTACTTGTTCTACGTCGGTGACCCCGACCGCACGGACCTGGAGTACGTCCGCGAACCCGACGCCGGCGTGGACTGGTACCGGATCCGCCACGAGGAGGCCCTGTCCCCCGGGGCGATCGTCCGGCAGGCCGAGGCCGCGTACGACCTCTACGGCTTCCGGGACTTCAAGCTCAAGGGCGGTGTCCTGCGGGGCGCCGAGGAGGTCGAGGCCGTACGGGCCCTGAAGGACCGCTTCCCCGAGGCGCGGATCACCCTCGACCCGAACGGGGCGTGGTCGCTGCGCGAGGCGGTCGAGCTGTGCACCCCCCTGGTGGGCACCCTCGCCTACGCCGAGGACCCCTGCGGGGCCGAGGACGGCTACTCGGGGCGGGAGATCCTGGCCGAGTTCCGGCGTGCCACCGGTCTGCCCACGGCGACCAACATGATCGCCACCGACTGGCGGCAGCTGACCCACGCCCTGGCCCTGCAGTCGGTCTCCATCCCGCTGGCCGACCCGCACTTCTGGACCATGCGGGGCTCTGTGCGGGTGGCCCAGCTGTGCCACGCGACGGGACTGACCTGGGGCTGCCACTCGAACAACCACTTCGACATCTCGCTCGCCATGGTGACCCACTGCGGAGCCGCGGCGCCGGGCGCCTACAACGCCCTGGACACGCACTGGATCTGGCAGGAGGGGCTGGAGCGGCTCACCGTCGAGCCACCGCGCATCGTCGACGGGGAGGTCGCCGTCCCGGACGCCCCCGGGCTCGGGGTCCGTATCGACATGGACCGGCTGCTCGCGGCCCACGACCTCTACCGGGAGAAGGCTCTGGGGGCGCGTGACGACGCCGTCGGGATGCGCTTCCTGATCCCCGGGTGGGAATTCGACGGGAAGCGTCCGTGTCTGGTGCGCTGA
- a CDS encoding 5-dehydro-4-deoxyglucarate dehydratase — MARFSTEAEDVARRLRDGMAGGVLSFPLTSFRDDGSLDPDSYRAYLTAQLATRPGAVFPACGTGEFFSLDEDEYRAVVAATVEIADGRLPVVAGIGYGWAQALRFARIAEEEGADAALVLPHYLIAAPQDGLVEQLRRIAAGTSLPLIAYQRGQVAFDAGSLRRIADIPTVIGLKDGHSDLDRLQRLTLAAPDGFLFFNGASTAEIQARAYATVGVPAYSSAVHAFAPDIANAFFTALRDNDDERTTVLLREFYVPLVELRDRVPGYAVSLVKAAARLRGLPVGPVRAPLTDPGPDDLAVLAKILDAGQLLAEAAPRPV; from the coding sequence ATGGCACGGTTCAGCACGGAGGCCGAGGACGTGGCGCGGCGGCTGCGGGACGGCATGGCGGGCGGGGTGCTGTCCTTCCCCCTCACGAGCTTCCGGGACGACGGGAGCCTCGATCCGGATTCGTACCGCGCCTATCTGACCGCCCAGCTCGCGACCCGGCCGGGCGCGGTCTTCCCCGCCTGCGGAACCGGCGAGTTCTTCTCCCTGGACGAGGACGAGTACCGCGCGGTCGTCGCGGCCACGGTCGAGATCGCCGACGGACGGCTGCCGGTGGTCGCGGGAATCGGCTACGGCTGGGCCCAGGCGCTGCGGTTCGCCCGGATCGCGGAGGAGGAGGGCGCGGACGCCGCGCTGGTGCTGCCGCACTACCTGATCGCCGCCCCGCAGGACGGTCTGGTGGAGCAGCTGCGCCGGATCGCCGCCGGGACGTCCCTGCCGCTCATCGCCTACCAGCGCGGACAGGTCGCCTTCGACGCCGGGAGCCTGCGCCGGATCGCGGACATCCCCACGGTCATCGGCCTCAAGGACGGCCACAGCGACCTCGACCGGCTCCAGCGCCTCACGCTCGCCGCGCCCGACGGCTTCCTGTTCTTCAACGGCGCCTCGACCGCCGAGATCCAGGCCCGCGCCTACGCCACCGTGGGTGTGCCCGCCTACTCCTCCGCGGTCCACGCCTTCGCGCCGGACATCGCGAACGCCTTCTTCACCGCTCTGCGGGACAACGACGACGAGCGGACGACCGTGTTGCTGCGGGAGTTCTACGTCCCGCTCGTCGAGCTGCGCGACCGGGTGCCGGGCTACGCCGTCTCGCTGGTCAAGGCCGCCGCCCGGCTGCGGGGACTGCCCGTCGGTCCGGTCCGGGCACCGCTCACCGACCCGGGCCCCGACGACCTCGCCGTTCTCGCGAAGATCCTCGACGCCGGGCAGCTCCTGGCCGAAGCGGCGCCCCGACCCGTCTGA
- a CDS encoding IclR family transcriptional regulator, which translates to MSESRGVRAVKSASRTVALLELLAGRGDRPARLDELAAELEVPRSSMYQLLQTLVDCGWVRSDTTGSLYGIGIRALLTGTGYLDGDAHVRAVRPCLDEASDTLGETIHLARLDGSDVVYLATRESHEYPRTLSRVGRRVPAHAGALGKALLAERPDEELPLPVGPLAALTENTHTDRAALLADLARVRERGHSVDREETVPGIAGFGFALRYDTPAVDAVSCSVPVTRLTDEHEARIVSVMRELRTRIETLAAPAPGTPDWR; encoded by the coding sequence ATGTCCGAGAGCAGAGGTGTCCGCGCCGTGAAGTCGGCGTCCCGCACGGTCGCCCTGCTGGAACTGCTCGCGGGGCGCGGCGACCGGCCTGCCCGCCTGGACGAACTCGCGGCGGAACTGGAGGTGCCGCGCAGCAGCATGTACCAGCTGCTGCAGACCCTCGTCGACTGCGGCTGGGTACGCTCCGACACCACCGGCTCCCTCTACGGCATCGGGATCCGCGCCCTGCTCACGGGTACCGGCTATCTCGACGGCGACGCGCATGTGCGGGCGGTGCGCCCCTGCCTCGACGAAGCCTCGGACACGCTCGGCGAGACGATCCACCTGGCGCGGCTCGACGGTTCGGACGTCGTGTACCTCGCGACCCGCGAGTCCCACGAGTACCCGCGCACTCTCAGCCGGGTCGGCCGCCGGGTCCCGGCCCACGCCGGCGCCCTCGGCAAGGCGCTGCTCGCCGAACGTCCCGACGAGGAACTCCCGCTCCCCGTAGGTCCGTTGGCCGCCCTGACGGAGAACACGCACACCGACCGGGCCGCCCTGCTCGCGGACCTCGCCCGGGTGCGCGAGCGCGGCCACTCCGTCGACCGCGAGGAGACGGTGCCCGGTATCGCGGGCTTCGGCTTCGCCCTGCGCTACGACACACCGGCTGTCGACGCCGTCAGCTGCTCGGTTCCCGTCACCCGGCTCACGGACGAGCACGAGGCCCGCATCGTCTCCGTCATGCGGGAACTGCGGACCAGGATCGAAACCCTCGCCGCTCCGGCACCGGGCACTCCCGACTGGCGCTGA
- a CDS encoding UBP-type zinc finger domain-containing protein, whose amino-acid sequence MATARPDPHLSYIRSVTPRTPDGCDECMHIGSTWLHLRMCLTCGHVGCCDSSPLQHARAHAATAGHPVIGSLEPGEDWRWCYLDKAMV is encoded by the coding sequence ATGGCGACCGCGCGGCCCGACCCTCATCTGTCGTACATCCGCTCCGTGACACCGCGCACCCCGGACGGCTGCGACGAGTGCATGCACATCGGCTCCACCTGGCTGCATCTCCGGATGTGCCTGACCTGCGGGCACGTCGGGTGCTGCGACTCCTCGCCGCTCCAGCACGCGCGGGCGCACGCCGCCACGGCCGGTCACCCCGTCATCGGGTCGTTGGAGCCGGGCGAGGACTGGCGCTGGTGCTACCTCGACAAGGCCATGGTCTGA